The Pseudomonas extremaustralis genome contains a region encoding:
- a CDS encoding TetR/AcrR family transcriptional regulator — protein MAIKEGLRPGGRSARVQESVHSAVRELLEDHERSSVTVPMIAARAGVTPSTIYRRWGDLSVLLADVALARMRPDSEPANTGSLRGDLQAWAEQYLDEMSSEPGRNMMRDLQCMITPGYCVSILSGQLQAIVDRYPDQAPPSVDHLINLLAAPTVFRILFSTAPLTVEELHALIELALQR, from the coding sequence ATGGCGATTAAAGAAGGCCTCCGCCCGGGGGGCCGTAGTGCCCGGGTACAAGAATCGGTCCATTCGGCCGTGCGTGAGCTGCTGGAAGACCATGAGCGCTCGAGTGTCACCGTACCGATGATTGCGGCGCGTGCGGGCGTCACCCCCTCGACCATCTACCGTCGCTGGGGTGATCTTTCCGTGCTGCTGGCCGATGTGGCCCTGGCCCGCATGCGCCCCGACAGCGAACCGGCCAACACCGGCAGCCTGCGTGGCGACCTGCAAGCCTGGGCCGAGCAATACCTGGATGAAATGAGTTCGGAGCCGGGGCGCAACATGATGCGCGACTTGCAGTGCATGATCACGCCGGGATACTGCGTGAGTATCTTGAGTGGGCAGTTGCAGGCGATTGTCGATCGCTATCCGGACCAGGCGCCGCCGAGCGTGGACCATTTGATCAATCTGCTGGCGGCGCCAACGGTGTTCCGCATTCTGTTTTCAACGGCACCGCTGACCGTTGAAGAGCTGCATGCCCTGATCGAACTGGCACTCCAGCGCTGA
- a CDS encoding ABC transporter permease, whose product MSSELQPNLIALQTIVYREVKRFTRIWPQTLLPPAITMVLYFVIFGNLIGRQIGDMGGFTYMEYIVPGLIMMSVITNSYGNVVSSFFGSKFQRSIEELMVSPVSPHTILIGYTLGGVLRGLMVGVIVTLLSLFFTHLQVHHLGVTLIVVVLTATIFSLLGFINAVFARNFDDISIIPTFVLTPLTYLGGVFYSITLLPPFWQTVSLANPVLHMVNAFRYGILGVSDIKISVAITFMMVATVVLYIGCARLLVSGRGMRT is encoded by the coding sequence ATGAGTTCCGAACTGCAACCCAACCTCATCGCACTGCAAACCATCGTTTACCGTGAAGTAAAACGCTTTACCCGGATCTGGCCGCAGACCCTGCTGCCGCCGGCGATCACCATGGTCCTGTACTTCGTGATCTTCGGTAACCTGATCGGCCGCCAGATCGGCGACATGGGTGGCTTCACCTACATGGAATACATCGTGCCGGGGCTGATCATGATGTCGGTGATCACCAACTCCTACGGCAACGTGGTCTCCAGTTTCTTCGGCAGCAAGTTCCAGCGCTCCATCGAGGAACTGATGGTGTCGCCGGTGTCGCCGCACACCATCCTGATCGGCTACACCCTGGGCGGTGTGCTGCGGGGCTTGATGGTCGGTGTGATCGTGACCTTGCTGTCGCTGTTCTTCACCCACCTGCAGGTGCATCACCTCGGCGTCACCCTGATCGTGGTGGTGCTGACGGCGACAATCTTCTCGCTGCTGGGCTTCATCAACGCAGTGTTTGCGCGCAACTTCGATGACATCTCGATCATCCCGACTTTCGTGCTGACGCCGCTGACCTACCTGGGCGGGGTGTTCTACTCCATCACCTTGCTGCCGCCGTTCTGGCAGACCGTGTCGCTGGCCAACCCGGTGCTGCATATGGTCAACGCGTTCCGTTACGGCATCCTTGGCGTGTCGGATATCAAGATCAGCGTGGCGATCACCTTCATGATGGTGGCCACGGTGGTGTTGTACATCGGCTGTGCGCGGTTGCTGGTGAGCGGGCGCGGGATGCGTACGTAA
- a CDS encoding ABC transporter ATP-binding protein, translating to MSSALSIRQLTKTYGNGFQALSGIDLDVAEGDFFALLGPNGAGKSTTIGILSTLVNKTSGTVNIFGHDLDTSPAALKRCIGVVPQEFNFNQFEKTFDIVVTQAGYYGIPAKIAKERAEQYLTQLGLWDKRDVPSRSLSGGMKRRLMIARALVHEPRLLILDEPTAGVDIELRRSMWTFLTELNQKGITIILTTHYLEEAEQLCRNIGIIDHGTIVENTSMRNLLGQLHVETFVLDLKNNLSAAPQLHGYPCHLVDSRTLEVQVDKAMGITALFAQLATQNIEVLSLRNKTNRLEELFVSLVEKNLAKVAV from the coding sequence ATGAGTTCCGCTCTGTCCATCCGGCAGCTAACCAAAACCTACGGCAACGGTTTCCAGGCCCTGAGTGGTATCGATCTGGACGTTGCCGAAGGTGATTTCTTCGCCTTGCTCGGCCCCAACGGTGCCGGCAAATCCACCACCATCGGTATCCTCTCGACCCTGGTCAACAAAACCAGCGGTACGGTGAATATTTTCGGACACGACCTGGACACCTCCCCGGCGGCGCTCAAGCGTTGCATCGGCGTGGTGCCCCAGGAGTTCAACTTCAACCAGTTTGAAAAGACCTTCGACATCGTCGTGACCCAGGCCGGTTACTACGGCATTCCGGCGAAAATCGCCAAGGAGCGCGCCGAGCAGTACCTGACCCAGCTGGGCCTGTGGGATAAGCGCGATGTGCCTTCGCGCTCGCTTTCCGGCGGTATGAAGCGCCGGCTGATGATCGCCCGTGCACTGGTGCACGAACCGCGCCTGCTGATTCTCGATGAGCCCACCGCCGGTGTGGACATCGAGCTGCGTCGTTCGATGTGGACGTTCCTGACCGAGCTGAACCAGAAAGGCATCACCATCATCCTCACCACCCATTACCTGGAAGAAGCGGAGCAACTGTGCCGCAACATCGGCATCATCGACCATGGCACCATCGTCGAGAACACCAGCATGCGTAATCTGCTGGGCCAGTTGCATGTGGAAACCTTCGTACTCGACCTGAAGAACAATCTGTCGGCGGCGCCGCAACTGCACGGCTACCCCTGCCATCTGGTGGACAGCCGCACCCTGGAAGTCCAGGTGGACAAAGCCATGGGCATCACGGCGTTGTTCGCCCAACTGGCGACGCAGAACATCGAAGTGTTGAGTCTGCGCAATAAAACCAATCGCCTCGAGGAGTTGTTCGTGTCCCTGGTGGAAAAAAATCTGGCGAAGGTGGCGGTATGA
- a CDS encoding glutathione S-transferase family protein translates to MLKIWGRKNSSNVRKALWCAEELGLDYEAIDAGGAFGVVDTPQYRALNPNGRVPVIEDGDFVLWESNTIVRYLCAKQASSWYPVDLKARANAEKWMDWTTSTLAEPFKAVFWGIVRTPADKRNWDSINAGRQACIDALNTVEQALATQPYLSGDEIGMGDIPLGCFIYAWFEMPIERPPMPHLEAWYQRLQQRPAYRKAVMTALT, encoded by the coding sequence ATGCTGAAGATCTGGGGTCGTAAAAATTCATCGAACGTCCGCAAGGCACTGTGGTGCGCCGAGGAACTCGGCCTGGACTATGAAGCAATTGATGCGGGCGGTGCTTTCGGTGTGGTCGATACGCCGCAATACCGGGCGCTGAATCCCAATGGCCGTGTGCCGGTGATTGAAGACGGCGACTTTGTGCTGTGGGAATCCAACACCATCGTGCGCTACCTCTGCGCCAAGCAGGCGTCGAGCTGGTACCCCGTCGATCTGAAAGCACGGGCCAATGCGGAAAAATGGATGGACTGGACCACCTCGACTCTCGCCGAACCATTCAAGGCGGTGTTCTGGGGCATCGTGCGCACCCCGGCTGACAAGCGCAACTGGGACAGTATCAACGCCGGGCGCCAGGCCTGTATCGACGCGCTCAACACCGTCGAGCAAGCCCTCGCCACCCAGCCTTACCTGTCGGGCGACGAGATCGGCATGGGCGATATCCCCCTGGGCTGCTTTATCTACGCTTGGTTCGAAATGCCCATCGAACGCCCGCCAATGCCGCACCTGGAGGCCTGGTACCAGCGCTTGCAACAGCGCCCGGCCTACCGCAAAGCGGTCATGACCGCGTTGACTTAA
- a CDS encoding transglutaminase-like domain-containing protein: MDTYLSPSRFIDSDHPAVVEFAETHRGSSADLCDQAVSLYYAVREAIRYNPYTFSLDPHTLSASFALAASESYCVPKATSLAACARHCGIPARIGLADVRNHLSTPRLIALLKSDVFAMHGYTELYLNGRWVKATPAFNRQLCEVFDVAPLDFDGVNDSVFHPFNRQGQRSMEYVVDHGQFPDVPEAFFFAHIQQCYPHLFAGDMPALLGDMHSDLSRT, translated from the coding sequence ATGGATACGTACCTGAGTCCCAGCCGCTTCATCGATAGTGACCACCCTGCGGTGGTGGAGTTCGCCGAAACGCATCGCGGTTCCAGTGCGGATTTATGTGACCAGGCAGTCAGTCTTTATTACGCCGTGCGTGAGGCGATTCGCTATAACCCCTACACCTTCAGTCTTGATCCACACACCCTGAGCGCCAGCTTTGCCCTGGCCGCCAGCGAAAGCTACTGCGTGCCCAAGGCCACCTCTCTCGCTGCGTGCGCGCGGCACTGTGGCATTCCCGCGCGCATCGGCCTGGCGGATGTGCGCAATCATCTGTCGACGCCGCGCCTGATCGCGTTGCTCAAGAGCGATGTGTTCGCCATGCACGGATATACCGAGCTGTACCTGAACGGTCGCTGGGTCAAGGCCACGCCAGCGTTCAACCGCCAACTGTGCGAGGTGTTCGATGTAGCACCGCTGGATTTCGACGGAGTCAACGATAGTGTGTTCCACCCGTTCAACCGCCAGGGCCAGCGGTCGATGGAGTACGTGGTGGATCATGGGCAATTTCCTGACGTGCCCGAGGCTTTTTTCTTCGCCCATATTCAGCAGTGCTACCCACACCTTTTTGCCGGGGACATGCCGGCGCTGCTGGGCGACATGCACAGCGATTTGAGTCGCACGTGA
- a CDS encoding acyl-CoA dehydrogenase codes for MLLLWILVLVVGIAYLAHRRTAPLPALGVVAVYLLAMGAWSHAPGWLLLVFWVLIAIVAAPLLLPDLRRQYFTKPLFGWFQKVLPPMSETERDAIDAGTVWWDGELFSGRPDWDKLLAYPKAQLTEEEQAFIDGPTEELCAMVSDWEIGQAMDLPPAAWEHIKTHGFFALIIPKEYGGKGFSAYAHSQVAMKLATRSGDLASTVMVPNSLGPAELLLHYGTDEQRNHYLPRLARGDDIPCFALTGPLAGSDAGAMPDTGVICKGEWEGKETLGLRLNWEKRYITLGPVATLLGLAFKAHDPDHLLGEEEDLGISLALIPTDTPGVEIGRRHLPLGAAFMNGPNSGKDVFIPLEFLIGGQEMLGKGWMMLMNCLSVGRSISLPAVGTGAAKFTSLVTGQYAQVREQFNVPLSAFEGIQEALARIGGNAWLMDSARMLTANAVDLGEKPSVLSAILKYHLTERGRECISHAMDVHGGKGIIMGPNNYLGRSWQGAPIFITVEGANILSRNLMIFGQGAIRCHPFVLKEMALAGREDHDQALKEFDGLLMQHIGFAVSNAASTLVLNLGVGRFEKAPGNRLSQGYFRALNRQAAAFALLADLSMMLLGGELKRRERLSARLGDVLSHMYLASAALKRYHDLDSPDHLEPLFAWAMEESLGESERALDELLSNFPNKVLGCLLRVIVFPFGRRHTGPSDALDAQVAAVIGRAKGDPTLEELLAGCYRPQSADDPVGALQQAYDLLGASHGLQKKLHTALKSGQVKPAAEEHAIDAALQAGVLQPAEAQTLRDAEAARRKVIDVDDFSKEELTQAEGKVR; via the coding sequence ATGCTGTTGTTGTGGATACTGGTTCTGGTGGTCGGCATTGCCTACCTGGCACACCGCCGCACCGCGCCCCTGCCCGCCCTGGGCGTGGTCGCCGTCTACCTGTTGGCGATGGGTGCCTGGAGTCACGCACCGGGTTGGCTACTGCTGGTCTTCTGGGTATTGATCGCAATCGTGGCCGCGCCCTTGCTGCTGCCGGACCTGCGTCGCCAATACTTCACCAAGCCGCTGTTCGGCTGGTTTCAGAAAGTCCTGCCGCCGATGTCTGAAACCGAACGCGATGCCATCGATGCCGGCACCGTGTGGTGGGACGGTGAGCTGTTCAGCGGTCGCCCCGACTGGGACAAGTTGCTGGCCTACCCCAAGGCCCAACTGACCGAAGAAGAACAGGCATTTATCGACGGCCCTACCGAAGAACTCTGCGCCATGGTCAGCGATTGGGAAATCGGCCAGGCCATGGACCTGCCACCCGCTGCCTGGGAGCACATCAAGACCCATGGTTTCTTCGCGCTGATCATTCCCAAGGAATACGGCGGCAAGGGCTTTTCCGCCTACGCCCACTCCCAGGTCGCGATGAAACTCGCCACCCGCAGCGGCGACCTGGCCTCCACCGTAATGGTCCCCAACTCCCTCGGCCCGGCCGAATTGCTCCTGCATTACGGCACGGACGAACAACGCAACCACTACCTGCCGCGCCTGGCCCGCGGCGACGACATCCCCTGCTTCGCCCTGACCGGTCCGCTGGCCGGCTCCGACGCCGGCGCCATGCCCGACACTGGGGTGATCTGCAAAGGCGAATGGGAAGGCAAGGAAACCCTGGGCCTGCGCCTGAACTGGGAAAAACGCTACATCACCCTCGGACCGGTCGCGACTTTGCTGGGCCTGGCCTTCAAGGCCCATGACCCGGATCACCTGCTGGGCGAAGAAGAAGACCTGGGCATCAGCCTGGCATTGATTCCCACCGATACCCCCGGCGTGGAAATCGGCCGCCGTCACCTGCCCCTGGGCGCCGCGTTCATGAACGGCCCCAACTCCGGCAAGGACGTATTCATCCCCCTGGAATTCCTGATCGGTGGCCAGGAGATGCTCGGCAAAGGCTGGATGATGCTGATGAACTGCCTCTCGGTCGGCCGCTCGATCTCCCTGCCCGCCGTCGGCACCGGCGCCGCCAAGTTCACCAGCCTGGTCACCGGCCAATACGCCCAGGTACGTGAGCAGTTCAATGTGCCGCTGTCGGCCTTCGAAGGTATCCAGGAAGCCCTGGCACGCATCGGCGGCAACGCCTGGCTGATGGACAGCGCGCGCATGCTCACCGCCAACGCCGTGGACCTGGGGGAAAAACCCTCGGTGCTGTCGGCGATCCTCAAGTACCACCTGACCGAGCGCGGCCGTGAGTGCATCAGCCACGCCATGGACGTGCACGGCGGCAAGGGCATCATCATGGGCCCGAACAACTACCTGGGCCGCAGTTGGCAGGGCGCGCCGATCTTTATCACCGTGGAAGGCGCGAATATCCTCTCGCGCAACCTGATGATCTTTGGTCAGGGGGCGATCCGCTGCCATCCATTCGTCCTCAAGGAAATGGCCCTGGCCGGTCGCGAAGACCACGACCAGGCATTGAAGGAATTCGATGGCCTGTTGATGCAACACATTGGTTTTGCCGTGAGCAATGCCGCCAGCACCCTGGTGCTGAACCTGGGCGTCGGTCGCTTCGAGAAAGCACCGGGCAACCGCTTGAGCCAGGGTTACTTTCGCGCACTGAACCGCCAGGCCGCTGCCTTCGCCCTGCTCGCCGACCTGAGCATGATGCTGCTGGGCGGCGAGTTGAAACGCCGCGAACGCCTGTCGGCGCGCCTGGGGGACGTGCTGAGCCACATGTACCTGGCGTCGGCGGCGCTCAAGCGCTATCACGACCTGGACTCGCCGGACCACCTGGAACCGCTGTTCGCCTGGGCCATGGAAGAAAGCCTCGGCGAGTCGGAGCGCGCACTGGATGAACTGCTGAGCAACTTCCCGAACAAGGTCCTCGGCTGCCTGCTGCGGGTGATCGTCTTCCCGTTCGGGCGTCGCCACACCGGGCCGTCCGATGCATTGGATGCACAGGTGGCCGCCGTGATCGGACGCGCCAAGGGCGACCCGACCCTGGAAGAGCTGCTGGCCGGCTGCTACCGCCCGCAATCGGCGGACGATCCGGTGGGCGCCCTGCAACAGGCCTACGACCTGCTCGGCGCCAGCCATGGGCTGCAAAAGAAACTGCATACCGCGCTCAAAAGCGGCCAGGTCAAACCCGCTGCCGAGGAACATGCCATCGACGCTGCACTGCAGGCTGGCGTGCTGCAACCGGCCGAAGCGCAAACCCTGCGCGACGCTGAAGCGGCACGGCGCAAGGTGATCGACGTGGATGACTTCAGCAAGGAAGAGCTGACCCAGGCTGAAGGTAAAGTCCGCTGA
- a CDS encoding PA2817 family protein gives MSNVVADHLVLLDHLRSILVAVGEAEQVPEESHTLFLERFDELRALLPIDPIESQYLGQDLMSQVILRYPQIAHLVPRDLLWFFGGDCLHFMPDEELDLYQALEERRFEAEQNDEPFDWNQEKQLLAMPQDQSKH, from the coding sequence GTGTCCAACGTCGTTGCCGATCATCTCGTCTTGCTCGACCACCTGCGCAGCATCCTGGTTGCCGTCGGCGAAGCCGAACAGGTACCCGAGGAAAGCCACACCCTGTTCCTGGAGCGCTTCGATGAACTGCGCGCCCTGCTGCCGATCGATCCGATCGAAAGCCAATACCTGGGCCAGGACCTGATGAGCCAGGTCATCCTGCGCTACCCACAGATTGCCCACCTGGTGCCCCGCGACCTGCTGTGGTTCTTCGGCGGCGATTGCCTGCACTTCATGCCCGACGAAGAACTGGACCTGTACCAGGCCCTGGAAGAACGTCGCTTTGAAGCCGAACAGAACGACGAACCGTTCGACTGGAACCAGGAAAAGCAACTGCTGGCCATGCCACAGGACCAGAGCAAGCACTGA
- a CDS encoding LysR family transcriptional regulator translates to MSINLPLPLLGEMAIFVKVVEAGSFSEAARQLSVSPSAVSRSISRLEQALAMRLLQRTTRKLRLSEGGEEVFKRCQEMVNAARSVMEISGQFTDEAEGLVRVSVPKAVGRFVVHPHMPEFLRRYPKVDVQLILEDRQVDLIDDNVDLSIRITDSPPPGLVGRPLLPIEHLLCATPQYLAEHGTPSHPHDLLAHSCIYLGETPGDSRWKFRQAGKAVTVGVRGRYAANHTGVRLDAVLQHVGIGSLPYFTARHALDEGRLVQVLPAWDFIASYHGEAWLLHSPTRYLPPKLRVFIDYLVACMATEPTLRRSD, encoded by the coding sequence ATGAGCATCAATCTTCCTTTGCCGCTGCTGGGTGAAATGGCGATTTTCGTCAAAGTGGTGGAAGCCGGCAGTTTCTCCGAAGCTGCACGGCAATTGAGCGTTTCGCCCTCGGCGGTGAGCCGCAGTATCTCGCGTCTCGAGCAGGCCCTGGCCATGCGTTTGCTGCAACGCACCACGCGCAAGTTGCGCCTGAGCGAGGGTGGGGAAGAGGTGTTCAAGCGTTGCCAGGAGATGGTCAACGCAGCGCGTTCGGTGATGGAAATCAGTGGCCAGTTCACCGACGAAGCCGAGGGGTTGGTGCGGGTCAGCGTGCCCAAGGCCGTGGGGCGGTTCGTGGTGCACCCACATATGCCGGAGTTTCTGCGTCGTTATCCCAAGGTGGATGTGCAGTTGATCCTTGAGGATCGGCAGGTGGACTTGATCGATGACAACGTTGACCTGAGTATCCGCATCACCGACAGCCCGCCGCCGGGCCTGGTCGGGCGACCGTTATTGCCCATTGAGCATTTGCTGTGTGCGACGCCGCAGTACCTGGCTGAGCACGGTACGCCAAGCCATCCCCATGATTTGCTGGCGCACAGTTGCATCTACCTGGGGGAGACGCCGGGCGACTCACGCTGGAAGTTTCGCCAGGCCGGCAAGGCAGTAACGGTTGGCGTGCGTGGGCGTTATGCGGCCAACCACACCGGTGTGCGCCTGGATGCGGTGTTGCAGCATGTGGGGATCGGCAGCTTGCCGTACTTTACGGCACGCCATGCCCTGGACGAGGGACGCTTGGTGCAGGTGTTGCCGGCGTGGGACTTTATCGCGTCCTACCATGGCGAGGCGTGGTTGCTGCATTCGCCAACGCGTTACCTGCCACCGAAGTTGCGGGTGTTTATCGATTATCTGGTGGCGTGCATGGCCACCGAACCGACGTTGCGCCGATCTGACTGA
- a CDS encoding alanyl-tRNA synthetase, translating into MTERLFFTHDHLTAELEVLDCKPHEDVFAVTLQSTIFHPQGGGQPFDTGYLGESQVLRVMQEADHVVHYVDRPVKPGPTTARVDEQRRALHTRLHSAGHLIGNAGETLGWMPIKAHHWPGEGKVSFIRGDAAQVMDVETLQQQIDQWIAASYTRHMTLEDGTRKVGFGPLPAYSCGGTHVQALNELGQVTILALSEKKGVLSVRYSLD; encoded by the coding sequence ATGACCGAGCGCCTGTTTTTCACCCACGACCACCTGACGGCAGAGCTTGAAGTGCTGGACTGCAAGCCCCACGAAGACGTGTTTGCAGTGACCCTGCAGTCAACGATTTTCCACCCTCAGGGCGGTGGCCAGCCGTTCGACACCGGTTACCTCGGCGAGAGCCAGGTACTGCGGGTCATGCAGGAAGCCGATCATGTGGTGCACTACGTCGACCGTCCGGTGAAACCCGGCCCGACCACCGCGCGCGTCGATGAACAACGCCGCGCCTTGCACACCCGCCTGCATTCGGCCGGACACTTGATCGGCAATGCTGGCGAAACCCTGGGCTGGATGCCGATCAAGGCCCACCACTGGCCGGGTGAAGGCAAGGTCTCTTTCATCCGTGGCGATGCCGCGCAAGTCATGGATGTCGAGACGCTTCAACAGCAGATCGATCAATGGATCGCCGCGAGCTACACACGCCACATGACCCTGGAAGACGGTACCCGCAAAGTGGGCTTCGGCCCGTTGCCGGCCTATTCCTGTGGGGGCACCCATGTGCAGGCGTTAAACGAGTTGGGCCAGGTGACGATCCTGGCCCTGTCGGAGAAAAAAGGCGTGTTGTCAGTGCGCTACAGCCTGGATTAA
- a CDS encoding alkaline phosphatase D family protein, whose product MSRAVDHDRRRVLAGLALATTFSILSPFSRSAGIDYPFTLGVASGDPLPDGFVIWTRLAPLFNAADGRGGLARAVPVRWRVASDAGMTRIVRQGEVMASERFAHSVHVEVAGLEAGRPYWYQFEGLGAQSAVGQSRTAPALHAMAAARLGFVSCSHWERGYFSAYRHLAAEQPDLVFFLGDYIYDSSYAADSGKVIRSHGSGNAQTLSDYRNRYALYKTDPDLQALHAAAPSVATWDDHEVQNDYANRWSQDPKVAVAQFLKQRAAAYQAYYEHMPLRLSSLPNGPDMRIYRRLDYGRLARFHVLDGRQYRSEQPCIQASGSHQGHIAANTCTDLRDPARTMLGWQQEAWLDQGFSQSKAQWNVIAQDLLVAPLLQRDLTQHTLGHWTDGWDGYMANRSRMLASIARHHVKNPVFWGGDIHSFWATDLHADANNPDSPVLATEFVGTSVTSDGPPYDAFTQMLPLNPHVKFFDSRQRGYVSVALDAQRMLTNFRVITDPRDPAATVSTLQSFVVEPGRAGAIAV is encoded by the coding sequence GTGAGTCGCGCGGTTGACCATGATCGGCGACGGGTGCTTGCCGGGCTGGCTCTGGCCACCACCTTTTCGATCCTCAGCCCGTTTTCACGCAGTGCGGGGATCGATTATCCGTTCACGTTGGGCGTGGCCTCGGGTGATCCGTTGCCGGATGGTTTTGTGATCTGGACGCGTCTGGCGCCGTTGTTCAATGCGGCGGACGGTCGGGGCGGGTTGGCGCGTGCGGTGCCGGTGCGTTGGCGGGTCGCCAGCGATGCGGGAATGACGCGCATTGTGAGGCAGGGTGAAGTGATGGCGAGCGAGCGCTTTGCCCATTCCGTGCATGTGGAGGTCGCGGGGCTGGAGGCCGGCAGGCCATATTGGTATCAGTTCGAAGGGCTGGGGGCACAGAGCGCGGTGGGCCAGTCGCGTACCGCGCCGGCCCTGCATGCCATGGCGGCGGCGCGCTTGGGGTTCGTGTCGTGCTCCCACTGGGAACGCGGCTACTTCAGTGCCTATCGCCACCTCGCGGCGGAGCAGCCGGACTTGGTGTTTTTCCTCGGTGACTATATCTACGACAGTTCCTACGCGGCAGATTCGGGAAAGGTCATTCGTTCCCACGGCAGCGGCAACGCGCAGACCCTGAGCGATTATCGCAACCGCTATGCACTGTATAAGACCGATCCGGATCTCCAGGCCTTGCACGCGGCGGCGCCCAGCGTTGCGACCTGGGACGATCACGAGGTGCAGAACGACTATGCCAACCGCTGGTCCCAGGACCCGAAGGTTGCCGTGGCGCAGTTTCTCAAGCAACGGGCGGCGGCGTATCAAGCCTATTACGAGCATATGCCACTGCGCCTGAGTAGCCTGCCCAACGGGCCGGACATGCGGATTTATCGGCGCCTGGACTACGGCCGCCTGGCACGTTTCCATGTACTCGACGGTCGACAGTATCGCTCCGAGCAACCGTGCATTCAGGCCAGCGGCAGCCACCAAGGCCACATCGCCGCCAACACCTGCACCGACTTGCGCGATCCCGCTCGCACCATGCTCGGTTGGCAGCAGGAGGCCTGGCTGGACCAGGGGTTTAGCCAGTCGAAAGCGCAATGGAACGTGATTGCCCAGGACTTGCTGGTGGCCCCGCTGCTCCAGCGTGACCTGACCCAGCACACGCTGGGCCATTGGACCGATGGTTGGGATGGCTACATGGCGAACCGGTCTCGGATGCTCGCGTCCATCGCGCGCCATCACGTCAAGAACCCGGTGTTCTGGGGCGGCGATATACATTCATTCTGGGCCACGGATTTGCATGCCGATGCCAACAACCCGGACTCGCCCGTGCTCGCCACCGAGTTCGTCGGCACCTCGGTGACCTCCGATGGGCCGCCCTATGATGCCTTCACCCAGATGCTGCCGCTGAATCCCCATGTAAAGTTTTTCGACAGCCGCCAGCGGGGGTACGTGTCGGTGGCGTTGGATGCACAGCGCATGCTCACGAATTTCCGCGTGATTACCGATCCGCGTGACCCGGCCGCCACGGTTTCGACGCTCCAGTCGTTCGTGGTGGAACCTGGGCGGGCCGGGGCTATCGCGGTTTAA
- a CDS encoding GNAT family N-acetyltransferase, which produces MSQSLPYLSTSCLLLRALEIDQAAVLCSLANEPKIADNTANIPSPYTLETARTFIDGLQDKYLVGDLLSLGVHLHETGELIGIVSLRLNARHHYGSLGGWVAAHCRNQGYAAEAARAVMDFGFAELGLYRVGGQCFARNKESARVMEKIGLLYEGCMRAAFLKNGVYEDLLGFAAVRNVWECRA; this is translated from the coding sequence ATGAGTCAGTCACTGCCGTATTTATCGACGTCGTGTTTGCTGTTGCGGGCGCTGGAAATCGACCAGGCCGCAGTGCTTTGCAGTCTCGCCAACGAGCCGAAGATTGCTGACAACACGGCCAATATTCCATCGCCCTATACCTTGGAAACGGCCCGGACGTTTATTGACGGGTTGCAAGACAAATACCTCGTCGGCGATCTGTTGAGCCTGGGCGTGCACCTGCACGAAACCGGCGAATTGATCGGCATCGTCAGCCTGCGTCTCAATGCGCGTCACCACTACGGGAGTCTGGGCGGATGGGTGGCGGCGCATTGTCGCAACCAGGGGTATGCCGCCGAGGCGGCGCGTGCGGTGATGGACTTCGGGTTCGCTGAACTGGGTCTGTACCGCGTGGGCGGCCAGTGTTTTGCCCGTAACAAGGAGTCGGCGCGGGTCATGGAGAAAATCGGTTTGCTGTACGAAGGTTGTATGCGCGCCGCTTTTCTCAAGAATGGGGTGTATGAGGACTTGCTCGGGTTTGCGGCCGTGCGCAATGTCTGGGAGTGCCGAGCGTGA
- a CDS encoding ExbD/TolR family protein, with protein MRTWDEPKKRKAHIELIPMIDVMMFLLVFFVLVSLNVIPALGMKTQLPSASSSQQLKPQNKFILTLGLEGQLQLDGKDLTVDALVPALKAAEKPDTKSTIIVNSDKGVEVSRLVEVMDTLRLGGFTSVSIATRKS; from the coding sequence ATGAGAACCTGGGATGAACCGAAAAAACGTAAGGCACACATCGAACTGATCCCGATGATCGACGTGATGATGTTCCTCCTGGTGTTTTTCGTACTCGTGAGTCTGAACGTGATTCCGGCACTCGGTATGAAGACTCAACTGCCCAGCGCCAGCAGTTCACAGCAACTCAAGCCGCAGAACAAATTCATCCTCACCTTGGGCCTGGAAGGCCAGTTGCAACTGGATGGCAAGGACCTCACGGTCGACGCTCTGGTACCGGCGCTGAAGGCGGCTGAAAAGCCGGATACCAAGTCGACGATCATCGTCAACAGCGACAAGGGCGTGGAAGTTTCGCGCCTGGTGGAGGTGATGGACACCCTGCGTCTGGGTGGCTTTACCTCCGTGTCCATCGCCACGCGTAAGTCCTGA